Proteins from a single region of Bacteroidota bacterium:
- a CDS encoding T9SS type A sorting domain-containing protein, whose protein sequence is MRNWLLGLTIIIIGQAFAQAPAFPFPQHTTYTAGSIKPTVTTQAGLDKTVKQFYSKWKSRYLVPGCDAGQYYVFYNYEGFADPANAICVSEGQGYGMLITAMMAGYDPNAKIYFDGLYLYYKAHPSIINPTLMAWQQVAGCEDVPGADAATDGDLDIAYALLLAHAQWGSAGAINYLSEAINLIDAIYDSEINHNNQTIKLGDWVSGSVSPMSYSTRSSDFMPDHFRSFFDATGDVVWNQTIDRCYTIADAIQTNYSSATGLMPDFIRHTNTAPDPAAPNFLESNFDGDYYYNACRFPWRIATDYLIYGDMRALETLTPLNAWIKTKTSSTPANIKSGYDLDLGTVLAGSNYNDLAFQAPFAVSAMVASTNQTWLNNLWNYMKTVNINRDGYYGNSIKLLSLIVISGNWWAPDPDLFKNGTTQLTSENTITIYPNPVSDAGITVGLNLMKAETVKYKIYSLTGVEMPIGGSFEGNNGINNFELPTAALPAGNYLIVMNTISKHLVQQFTKI, encoded by the coding sequence ATGCGCAATTGGTTGCTTGGATTAACAATTATAATTATCGGACAAGCTTTTGCACAAGCACCTGCTTTTCCATTTCCTCAACACACCACTTATACAGCAGGAAGTATAAAGCCTACTGTAACAACACAGGCCGGTTTAGATAAAACGGTAAAACAATTTTACAGCAAATGGAAATCCAGATATTTAGTTCCGGGTTGTGATGCAGGTCAATATTATGTGTTTTATAATTATGAAGGTTTTGCGGATCCTGCGAATGCAATTTGTGTAAGCGAGGGGCAAGGATATGGTATGCTGATAACAGCAATGATGGCCGGTTATGATCCAAATGCTAAAATATATTTCGATGGATTGTATCTATATTATAAAGCACATCCCAGTATTATAAATCCGACATTGATGGCCTGGCAGCAAGTTGCCGGTTGTGAAGATGTGCCAGGCGCAGATGCTGCAACCGATGGTGATTTGGATATTGCTTATGCGTTATTGTTAGCACATGCACAATGGGGAAGCGCAGGTGCAATTAATTATTTAAGTGAAGCAATAAATTTAATTGATGCGATTTACGATTCGGAAATCAACCATAATAATCAGACAATTAAATTAGGTGATTGGGTGAGCGGTAGTGTTTCACCAATGTCGTATAGCACACGTTCAAGTGATTTTATGCCTGACCATTTTCGCAGTTTTTTTGATGCAACCGGAGACGTAGTTTGGAACCAGACTATTGACCGTTGTTATACCATAGCAGATGCGATACAAACTAATTATTCATCAGCCACCGGATTAATGCCAGATTTTATTCGACACACAAATACGGCTCCTGATCCTGCAGCTCCTAATTTTTTAGAATCAAATTTTGATGGCGATTATTATTATAATGCCTGCCGTTTTCCATGGCGCATTGCTACCGATTATTTAATTTATGGAGATATGCGTGCTTTGGAAACACTAACACCATTAAATGCATGGATTAAAACAAAAACAAGCTCAACGCCTGCTAATATTAAAAGTGGTTATGACTTGGATTTAGGAACAGTTTTAGCCGGAAGTAATTATAATGATTTAGCATTTCAGGCACCATTTGCAGTGAGCGCAATGGTTGCATCTACAAACCAAACATGGTTGAATAACTTATGGAATTACATGAAAACCGTAAACATTAATCGCGATGGATATTATGGTAATTCTATTAAATTATTGTCGCTAATTGTAATCAGTGGAAACTGGTGGGCGCCCGATCCAGATTTATTTAAAAATGGAACAACGCAACTGACAAGTGAAAACACTATTACCATTTATCCGAACCCTGTTTCAGATGCGGGAATTACAGTTGGATTAAATTTAATGAAAGCAGAAACTGTAAAGTATAAAATTTATTCACTGACAGGTGTTGAAATGCCCATTGGCGGTAGTTTTGAAGGCAATAACGGAATTAACAATTTTGAATTACCAACAGCAGCATTACCTGCAGGAAACTACCTTATTGTAATGAATACAATAAGTAAACATCTTGTTCAACAATTTACAAAAATTTGA
- a CDS encoding DMT family protein, with protein sequence MKPLYTILLLIVSNIFMTLAWYGHLQFKKMGWFNGSGLWIIILISWGLAFFEYCFQVPANRIGSNEYGGPYNLFQLKIIQEIITLVVFTLMAVFVFKTETLRWNYLAGFFCMLLAVYFIFKK encoded by the coding sequence ATGAAACCGTTATATACAATACTACTCCTGATTGTTTCCAATATATTTATGACACTGGCTTGGTACGGACATTTACAATTCAAAAAAATGGGTTGGTTTAATGGTTCGGGATTATGGATAATTATTTTAATAAGCTGGGGATTGGCATTTTTTGAATATTGTTTTCAGGTTCCAGCAAATCGAATTGGAAGTAATGAATATGGTGGACCTTACAATTTATTTCAATTAAAAATTATTCAGGAAATAATTACGCTTGTAGTGTTTACTTTGATGGCAGTTTTTGTTTTTAAAACCGAGACATTGAGATGGAATTATTTGGCAGGTTTTTTTTGTATGCTATTAGCAGTATATTTTATTTTTAAAAAATGA
- the smc gene encoding chromosome segregation protein SMC, with protein MKLSTLEIKGFKSFADKTVLHFNENITGVVGPNGCGKSNVVDAIRWVLGEQKPTALRTEKMENLIFNGTKARKSSGMAEVSLTFENTRNLLASEFSTVTVSRHYFKTGESEYRINGVTCRLKDIHNLFLDTGISTDSYSIIELGMLDDILHDKDNSRRKLFEQAAGISKYKSRKKETLNKLSATQVDLDRVEDLLFEIENNLKELEKQAKRAQRYQKLKGDYKDNSIDLAVLTLQSQKDIYKELNEQQTSESDVKLKIETEINALEASIADKKTALVDKEQSLSKLQKDLNAVTNDIHTKENDSNLSKERIRFLEEKQVSLNKNISEAETYIQSTEGDIAGLEQRVAEEIEHLSGIKQSLQKFLEDLEKAKNDHDVFREKLETTQNIFKSAERELYDVDKKIAINKVRLENYHRELGNIESDKGSHGDKLDPLRAELVVFESSKAEAQTKVDDLVKAENELKNTISALQKDIEKTRTELGNARRSLDAKKNEFNLTKNMFESFEGFPESIKYLKKNVPSMKESPLLSDVVSCSDDYKTAIESFLDPWLNYYIVQNMAHAIEAVNELANKEKGRANFFLLSEFKNGNGGQKIDGVTSALDVVSVNDKYSALVKHLLGNVYIVAGDEDFATVSEKISAQHPDVHLLHKSGKIAKSGKTITGGSVGLFKGKRIGREKTLETLEAAIKQFQEEENVINTALKEKQTQLQELQQSSHDKAIQQAREELNKTVQQLISTKARIESIEQLLQQMEDKKAAFTRQIQETDEESIRLNEAHEKQLAAKEERQRELLDMEVAYREVAEKLNFHSNQYNQENIKYHQQLNKFQSVEQDLNYKRSRRDEAIATVNNSKKQLEEVTEEIADTNKKLEEIREILLKMYDEKTVMEQMLSREEETYYGSRGEVSETEDKIKALQKKKDSSEHALGSIKDRLNDMKVQLAGIKERLWVEFQVELDSIIDNAPPQDITIEELQEKVDAAKKRIENYGEVNPMAIQAFEEMKTRYDFIKTQREDLLNAKTSLLTTIQEIDETARKKFDEAFVQIRDNFKMVFRSLFNEEDDCDLILKDDYDPLEAQIEIIAKPKGKKPQVIDQLSGGEKTLTGMSLLFALYLIKPAPFCILDEVDAPLDDNNIMKFNNTIRKFADKSQFIIVTHNKRTMAEVDVIYGVTMPEQGISKVVPVDFRGLSAN; from the coding sequence ATGAAACTAAGTACATTAGAAATCAAGGGATTTAAAAGTTTTGCAGATAAAACGGTACTCCATTTTAACGAGAACATTACGGGAGTTGTGGGGCCGAACGGTTGCGGTAAATCGAATGTTGTGGATGCCATTCGCTGGGTGTTGGGGGAACAAAAGCCTACAGCACTAAGGACAGAGAAAATGGAAAACCTGATTTTTAATGGTACCAAAGCCCGAAAGTCGTCAGGTATGGCTGAGGTGAGTTTAACTTTCGAAAATACCAGAAATCTGTTGGCATCGGAGTTTTCAACCGTTACCGTTTCCCGCCATTATTTCAAAACCGGTGAAAGTGAATACCGCATTAACGGTGTTACCTGCCGTTTGAAGGACATTCATAACTTGTTTTTAGATACCGGTATCAGCACCGACTCCTACTCTATTATCGAGTTGGGTATGTTGGATGATATTTTACATGATAAGGATAACTCGCGCCGTAAATTATTTGAACAGGCTGCAGGGATTTCAAAATACAAATCGCGCAAAAAGGAAACACTGAACAAACTGAGCGCTACTCAAGTGGATCTTGACCGCGTTGAAGATTTATTGTTTGAGATTGAAAATAACCTGAAAGAACTAGAAAAGCAGGCAAAACGTGCTCAGCGTTATCAAAAATTAAAAGGTGATTATAAGGATAACAGTATTGACCTGGCCGTTTTAACACTGCAGTCGCAAAAAGATATTTACAAGGAGCTCAACGAACAGCAAACATCAGAAAGTGATGTAAAACTGAAAATTGAGACCGAGATCAATGCATTGGAAGCTAGCATTGCCGATAAAAAAACGGCATTGGTTGATAAAGAACAATCGCTGAGTAAATTGCAAAAAGACTTAAATGCAGTTACCAACGATATTCATACAAAAGAAAACGACAGTAATTTAAGTAAAGAACGTATCCGTTTTCTTGAAGAAAAGCAGGTTAGTTTAAATAAGAATATCAGTGAGGCGGAAACGTATATTCAATCAACTGAAGGTGATATTGCAGGGTTAGAACAACGTGTTGCAGAAGAAATTGAACATTTGAGCGGAATTAAACAATCGTTGCAAAAGTTTTTGGAAGATTTGGAAAAAGCCAAAAACGACCACGATGTATTCCGCGAAAAATTGGAAACTACACAAAACATTTTTAAATCGGCAGAACGTGAATTGTATGATGTAGATAAAAAAATTGCCATCAACAAAGTACGCCTCGAAAATTACCATCGCGAATTAGGCAATATTGAATCAGATAAAGGCAGTCATGGCGATAAGCTGGACCCTTTACGCGCCGAATTGGTTGTGTTTGAATCATCGAAAGCTGAAGCACAAACAAAGGTTGATGATTTAGTAAAAGCTGAAAATGAGCTGAAAAATACCATCTCAGCCCTACAAAAAGACATCGAAAAAACACGCACCGAATTAGGAAATGCGAGAAGAAGTTTAGATGCGAAGAAAAACGAATTCAATCTCACCAAAAACATGTTCGAAAGTTTTGAAGGATTTCCTGAATCCATCAAATACTTAAAGAAAAATGTACCGAGTATGAAGGAATCGCCTTTATTATCGGATGTGGTGAGTTGTAGTGATGATTATAAAACGGCAATTGAAAGTTTCCTCGATCCTTGGTTAAATTATTATATCGTTCAAAATATGGCACATGCCATTGAAGCGGTAAATGAACTGGCCAACAAGGAAAAAGGACGCGCGAATTTCTTTTTATTATCAGAATTTAAAAACGGCAACGGCGGACAGAAAATTGACGGCGTTACTTCTGCACTGGATGTTGTAAGTGTAAATGATAAATACAGCGCATTAGTTAAACATTTATTAGGTAATGTATATATAGTTGCGGGAGATGAAGATTTTGCAACGGTAAGTGAAAAAATTAGTGCTCAACATCCTGATGTGCATTTATTACATAAATCGGGAAAAATTGCGAAATCGGGAAAAACAATTACCGGTGGTTCAGTAGGTTTATTTAAAGGCAAACGTATTGGTCGCGAAAAAACATTAGAAACGCTGGAAGCGGCAATTAAACAGTTCCAGGAAGAAGAAAATGTAATTAATACTGCCTTAAAAGAAAAACAAACACAGTTACAGGAATTACAGCAATCGAGCCACGACAAGGCGATACAGCAGGCGCGTGAGGAGTTGAATAAAACCGTTCAGCAATTAATATCTACCAAAGCAAGAATTGAATCGATAGAACAATTGTTGCAGCAAATGGAAGATAAAAAAGCTGCATTTACGCGTCAGATTCAGGAAACGGATGAAGAAAGTATTCGTTTAAACGAAGCACATGAAAAACAATTAGCTGCTAAAGAAGAACGTCAGCGTGAATTGCTTGATATGGAAGTTGCTTACCGCGAAGTAGCTGAGAAATTAAATTTCCATAGCAATCAGTATAATCAGGAAAATATTAAATACCATCAGCAACTCAATAAATTCCAGAGTGTTGAGCAGGATTTAAATTACAAACGTTCGAGAAGAGATGAAGCAATTGCTACTGTAAATAATAGTAAAAAACAACTTGAAGAAGTAACGGAGGAAATAGCCGATACCAATAAAAAGCTGGAAGAGATTCGCGAGATATTACTGAAAATGTATGATGAAAAAACAGTAATGGAGCAAATGCTCAGTCGCGAGGAAGAAACTTATTACGGCAGTCGTGGTGAAGTTTCGGAAACCGAAGATAAAATAAAGGCATTACAGAAAAAGAAAGACAGCAGCGAACATGCATTAGGTTCAATTAAAGACAGGTTGAACGACATGAAGGTGCAGTTAGCCGGTATCAAAGAAAGATTATGGGTTGAATTCCAGGTTGAGCTTGATAGTATTATTGATAATGCCCCGCCTCAGGATATTACCATTGAAGAATTGCAGGAAAAAGTAGATGCTGCTAAAAAGCGTATCGAAAATTACGGTGAAGTAAACCCGATGGCGATTCAGGCATTTGAGGAAATGAAAACGCGTTACGATTTTATTAAAACACAACGCGAAGATTTGTTGAATGCTAAAACCTCGTTGCTTACCACTATTCAGGAAATTGATGAAACGGCCCGCAAAAAATTTGATGAGGCGTTTGTGCAAATCAGAGATAATTTTAAAATGGTATTCCGCTCCTTGTTTAATGAGGAAGACGATTGCGATTTAATTTTAAAAGATGATTACGATCCGCTGGAAGCACAAATTGAAATTATCGCAAAACCAAAGGGTAAAAAGCCACAGGTAATTGACCAGTTGAGTGGTGGGGAGAAAACATTAACCGGTATGAGCTTATTATTTGCGTTGTATTTGATTAAGCCGGCTCCATTCTGTATTCTGGATGAGGTAGATGCACCTTTGGATGATAATAATATCATGAAATTTAATAATACCATCAGAAAGTTTGCAGATAAATCACAATTTATTATTGTGACACACAACAAACGCACCATGGCTGAAGTAGACGTTATTTACGGGGTTACTATGCCTGAACAGGGTATTAGTAAGGTTGTTCCGGTTGACTTCAGGGGATTGAGTGCAAACTGA
- a CDS encoding energy transducer TonB: MRLYLVAILFFSAGALRAQYTATYYFNSAYRQVTNTKNATYRAEVTTKTKTLEGAADIRVYTIADTLVQRYSYADIKTGLRSGNLVLFYETGEPKRMIVYDAEGKPTQDEQYLQNGKTEVITKYQGKIIIEYLHFYYPGGQLHNVTKFVSGGLIDSSITYYQTGTKRSIVTYFPNKTVKTKILYNEDASVLSQVVYNEKGVVTSELNSNLANVHPDDFDILKQTIEFKGGSAALYQYIGGEIQYPMVARDNGITGTTYIKFFVSPTGEISDASIFLPVFPLLDFEALRVVHGMPAWVIGKQEGNTGGSWYRLPVKFAIQ; the protein is encoded by the coding sequence ATGCGGTTGTATTTAGTTGCGATATTATTTTTTAGTGCAGGTGCACTCAGAGCACAGTATACGGCAACGTATTATTTCAACAGTGCTTACCGACAAGTTACCAATACAAAAAATGCCACTTACCGCGCCGAGGTAACCACCAAAACAAAAACACTGGAAGGCGCAGCCGATATTCGAGTTTATACTATCGCTGATACGCTGGTTCAACGATATAGTTATGCTGATATAAAAACAGGTTTACGTTCAGGCAATCTCGTTTTATTTTACGAAACCGGAGAGCCGAAACGTATGATTGTATATGATGCAGAAGGCAAACCTACGCAGGATGAACAGTATCTGCAGAACGGTAAAACAGAAGTAATAACTAAATATCAGGGTAAAATCATCATTGAATATTTACACTTTTATTATCCGGGCGGCCAGTTGCATAATGTTACAAAATTTGTAAGTGGGGGATTAATTGATTCATCCATAACCTATTACCAAACGGGAACTAAACGTTCAATAGTAACTTACTTTCCAAATAAAACGGTTAAAACTAAAATATTATACAACGAAGACGCTTCGGTTTTAAGTCAGGTGGTGTATAATGAAAAGGGTGTTGTTACTTCTGAATTAAACAGTAATCTCGCCAATGTGCATCCTGATGATTTTGATATCTTGAAACAAACAATTGAATTTAAAGGTGGCAGCGCAGCATTGTATCAATATATTGGCGGAGAAATTCAATATCCGATGGTTGCGCGCGATAATGGAATTACGGGAACGACTTATATTAAATTTTTTGTTTCACCAACGGGAGAAATTTCTGATGCTTCTATTTTTTTACCGGTATTTCCTTTATTGGATTTTGAAGCCTTGCGTGTGGTGCATGGTATGCCTGCATGGGTTATTGGCAAACAAGAAGGAAATACAGGAGGCAGCTGGTATCGACTACCCGTAAAATTTGCAATCCAATAA
- a CDS encoding DUF1801 domain-containing protein — translation MTSKIVNEVDAYIQSAPEFALPHLKAIRQLIQATVPKAEEYVSYGIPSYKLNGPLIGFGAFKGHISLFMLNGSFLSNPTFDLSKYPQTKSAIHFSYKEKLPATIIKKIIKARLEENIANEKIKAEKKAKK, via the coding sequence ATGACATCTAAAATAGTAAATGAAGTAGATGCATATATTCAATCCGCACCGGAATTTGCACTGCCGCATCTAAAAGCAATACGACAATTAATTCAAGCAACAGTTCCTAAGGCTGAAGAATATGTTTCGTATGGTATACCATCTTACAAATTAAATGGCCCGTTAATTGGATTTGGCGCATTTAAAGGGCATATCAGTTTATTCATGTTGAATGGTAGTTTTTTATCTAACCCTACCTTCGATTTAAGTAAATACCCGCAAACAAAATCTGCTATACATTTTTCCTATAAAGAGAAATTGCCGGCAACAATTATTAAAAAAATTATTAAAGCACGCCTCGAAGAAAACATTGCCAACGAAAAGATTAAAGCAGAAAAAAAAGCAAAAAAATAA